Below is a genomic region from Spiroplasma endosymbiont of Dioctria linearis.
ATCTAAATGAGTTTTTTAATTTAATATTAATTACAGTACCAATTTTTATTTCAACCGAATATCAAGCTGTAGAATATTTTTGAGACTCAAATCAAAGTATAATAAATTTAGAGTTCTTTTTAATAGTTTTATTTACTATAATAGTTTTATTTACTTGTGTAATTATTTCACTAAATATAGTTTATGAAAAAATAATAAATAAAATAAAATTAAAAATGACTGAGCAAGTATTTTTTAATTTTTCAAAAATAGTCAAAAAAGAGTCATTTTTTTCAGAATATTCAAATATTACAAAATCTCTATTACAAAAAATTGAGTTGGAATTTGAACCTATTTTCGAGAAAAGTTATTTTGTAGAAGAAGTTGTTAATTGGAAAAAGAGTTTTCATCTTAAAATTTTAAAAAAAGGAGTTACTCCCCCATTAAACACTTTTCAATAAAAAAATAATTATAAATTAATAGGAGGAAAATTAAATATGAAGGGAATTAGACTTTTACTAAAGAATGCTTTTAAGGCTGCTGGAAAAAATAAGCCACAAATTATAGGCTTATCACTTTTAGTTATGTTGGTATCTTTAGTTATATCTGTTTTAGGAGCAACTTCAACTAGAATAGTTGGAGCTTATAATTATTTAAATACACAATCTAATTTAAGAGATTATGTTTTAGATATTAATTTAGAAGATAAAATATTGGAACCTGATGAGAATGGTAAGGATATAAAGGAATGAGAAACTGATAAAAAACTTGTAAAAGATGATATGCTTTATCAACAATATATTATGAATCAAATTGCACTCAAATATGATTTGGATGTATCTTTTACTGAAGCAAGACTAATATCAGGTTTATATGGTAAAAAAGGTGATATTAGAATTAAAGCAATAGCGAAAATTAATTCTGATTTAAATAAGGGTGTAGATAAACTTGTAATTTCAAAAGGAAGATCTTTTAAGGAAAATGCTAAAGAAGTTGTTATTGGTGAATCTTATGCTAAACAAAATGGAATTAAAATTGGTGATATTGTTAGAATTAACTCTGATAAATATGGAAATGATTTATTAGTTAAAAATACACAAGGTAACTCAACTGAGGTAAAACAACTTAACGAAGATTTAAAAAATATGAAGGATGTTCAAACTTTTTTAAATAGTAATAGTTATAAAAACCAGGTTTGATTCGAAGTTGTTGGAATTGGAACATCAGCAGATTTTACAACTCCAATAATGGATGAAACAACAATAATGCCAAACATTAATAATGAGCTTTTAATGTACATGGATCCATCATGAATGGGATATGAAAGTACTGGATATAATTTTACAAAAGTAACAGAAGAAGAAACAACAAAAAGAGAAATTGTTCAAAAAAATATGGCCTCATATATTGTTTCAAATGCAAAAGTAGTTGTCACTTCTGAAAATGATAGAGAAGCCTACATTTCTGTAAAATCAAGTAATAAAAGTAATAATAAACTTTTAGATAATCTAGAAAAAGAATATAAAACTTGAGCAGATATCAAAATAGATAGTAAATATATATTTGCTTCAAATGATCCATTATATAAATTCTCAACGAGAATAACAACATTTAAATCTATTATGACAGGTTATAATTCAATGGCAACAGGATTAATAGTTGTTATAGTTGCTATTGCTGGATTCACAACAGTATTAACAACTAAAAAACAAGTAGAATTACAAAGTAGACAAATTGGATGTTTAAAATCATTAGGATATAAAAAGCGTGAGATTGTTAATAACTTCATTGCACTTCCCCTGATAGTTTCAATTCTTGGAGCTCTAATGGGATATATTATTTCAATATTCATTGAAACAATAATTGTAAATATATTTTCAAATTACTTTAATATTGCTTTCTTTGGATTTAAATTTAATATTGTTTCATTTTGTTCAAGTATTATTGGTTTATGAATAGGTTTAACATTATTGGCATTTATAATTGGTTATTGAACAATTAGATTGCCAGCTCTTACTTTATTAAAGGGTGGAGATGATAAAGTAATTAATAAATTCTCAATGTATATTAAGTCCTTATTTTCAAAAAGAAGTTTTAATCCAAGATTAAGAGCAGCTCTGTTAACGACTTCTTTAGGTAAATTGGTAGGGGTTAGTGCAACTATGCTTTTAAGTGCAACTCTTATTACAACAACAATTGTGGCACCAAAAGTTATGAAAGATAACATGATAGCTACCTTCAATGGAATGAATTATGAAAATATGGTTGAATATACTCAACCAATCGCAAATAACCCATGATCATTTCAAAGAACATATAACCCAAATTGAGATAGTGAAAAAGAGGGTTGAGGGCAATATGACGATGAGATATTAATAAGAAATAGTGGAAATGGAACAGATATTGGGGGACAAACTGGTCCAGCTGGATTTGCAAAAGGTTGAACTGCCTATCCAACTACTGATGGTTATGATCCTATTGCAAAAGAAAATGGAAAAATAATAAATTGAGAGAAAGTTTATTTAGAACTTTTAGAAGGTAAAATAAGTCCTTATTACTATACTTATGATATAGCTAAAAATGATAAATTTTTCTGAACTGAGTTTTCATATTTAAACTGAAAAAATATGTCAACTAAACTACTTCAAAATTTGGACAAAGCCAATGTATCTGGACTTGGAGCGGGTGAAGCACTAAAACAATTACAAGCACAGTGACCAGATTATACTAATTTAGTAAATAATGAATTTACTAAAATGATTAAGGAAAATCCTGATTTAAATGATCTAAAAAAATATGCAAATTTAATGATTAATTTTTATAGCAAATATACTAAAGGATTGAAGTTGAATTACAATAATATGATTGTAGGTGAAGGTGATAATGCATATATTGATCCAAATAAAGCAAAAAATAATATGAATGATATTATTAAAAATGATTATAAGGGTGGATTTTTAAAAGCAAAGGGTGTAAATGATTATTGATTTAAAGGTCAAGATTTAAGTTCTGATAAATTAACAAGTTATATGCAAATTGATGAAAGTGAAACAGCACAATTTACATTTAAATGAAAAGATGAAGATTTTATAAATCCAATAAATATTGATAAGCAAGATATTAATAATCTAGAAGAAAAAGATAAGCAAATGCTTAAAAATTTAAATACAGCTTTAACATTATGATTTGGTTCTGTTATTGATGGAAGAATGGGTTTAGCAGTATTACAAACAACTTATACTAGATCTCCTTATTTTGTTCAAGAATATATGAAAAATGCAATAGAAAATAATGAAAATTATAATATTACTTTTAATTTAATTCCATATGATAATACTAAAGATGAAATTGGAACTATGCTTAATACTGCTTT
It encodes:
- a CDS encoding ABC transporter permease, yielding MKGIRLLLKNAFKAAGKNKPQIIGLSLLVMLVSLVISVLGATSTRIVGAYNYLNTQSNLRDYVLDINLEDKILEPDENGKDIKEWETDKKLVKDDMLYQQYIMNQIALKYDLDVSFTEARLISGLYGKKGDIRIKAIAKINSDLNKGVDKLVISKGRSFKENAKEVVIGESYAKQNGIKIGDIVRINSDKYGNDLLVKNTQGNSTEVKQLNEDLKNMKDVQTFLNSNSYKNQVWFEVVGIGTSADFTTPIMDETTIMPNINNELLMYMDPSWMGYESTGYNFTKVTEEETTKREIVQKNMASYIVSNAKVVVTSENDREAYISVKSSNKSNNKLLDNLEKEYKTWADIKIDSKYIFASNDPLYKFSTRITTFKSIMTGYNSMATGLIVVIVAIAGFTTVLTTKKQVELQSRQIGCLKSLGYKKREIVNNFIALPLIVSILGALMGYIISIFIETIIVNIFSNYFNIAFFGFKFNIVSFCSSIIGLWIGLTLLAFIIGYWTIRLPALTLLKGGDDKVINKFSMYIKSLFSKRSFNPRLRAALLTTSLGKLVGVSATMLLSATLITTTIVAPKVMKDNMIATFNGMNYENMVEYTQPIANNPWSFQRTYNPNWDSEKEGWGQYDDEILIRNSGNGTDIGGQTGPAGFAKGWTAYPTTDGYDPIAKENGKIINWEKVYLELLEGKISPYYYTYDIAKNDKFFWTEFSYLNWKNMSTKLLQNLDKANVSGLGAGEALKQLQAQWPDYTNLVNNEFTKMIKENPDLNDLKKYANLMINFYSKYTKGLKLNYNNMIVGEGDNAYIDPNKAKNNMNDIIKNDYKGGFLKAKGVNDYWFKGQDLSSDKLTSYMQIDESETAQFTFKWKDEDFINPINIDKQDINNLEEKDKQMLKNLNTALTLWFGSVIDGRMGLAVLQTTYTRSPYFVQEYMKNAIENNENYNITFNLIPYDNTKDEIGTMLNTAFLTKTGKTENAKIFGINNNSKMVSLKNKKGADLNEVVFSKNYSNKIPLVINESFNKKIGKEVGQTISLKVLREMLTKENKVLNLEKDIKYGHNIVKNEKLNFKELRTQSTYGYYTNGGIYANNSAALASTGGVDSSSIGGINIAAKYADKATNPIDIYKSYKNGEVKINSKYDNVEFIIAGVQNGYGQPQGWISNENANEIMQYDQVKKYNFENWFAREYPQKNPLYNFEKFSNGDEEKIQGVTLEEFIQEVYDGKRTYEDFIANVQRSKEGSSWRNMNQLYENLYPVFNYKYSYDNNIVDLTQGFSVSSKIGDFSSVGLNGSFETISVPCPEENSTRDDENQCTTVDPEKFNQGYGIGTLSTMLPKEQTRQILGQVTDLINLIIIMFITIAIIVSATIILLTTSLIIFENKQFIATMKTLGYSNSYVVRQILGMYILPILIMYVIGFIAGWYIFVIIADFLALNTAWVLPVNFSLWLPFTVFAVIATIYIVTFAIGWKNIQKINPLEALKDND